One genomic window of Hydra vulgaris chromosome 03, alternate assembly HydraT2T_AEP includes the following:
- the LOC136078016 gene encoding uncharacterized protein LOC136078016 isoform X2: protein MIVLLEYGAKIGILNSNRKRAIDLATEWYSTDCINYLHNIYDLIYLYYGYKLEFRIDPSTKRKRRKLLKKCNRMFSNNTLAQPMTRLMSETICSSDNLLKEDQIEATPIDYSKKDIFNYNSEGNVSDTSSDQLTDSSLSVSDIDISTDGENGNVANVSKSLKDFGIETGQSYANMKVLLEKMITHHPELPRDPRTAV, encoded by the exons ATGATTGTTTTGCTAGAATATGGGGCTAAAATAGGTATATTAAACAGTAATAGAAAACGTGCTATTGATCTTGCTACAGAATGGTACTCAACAGATTGCATAAATTATCTTCATAACATTTATG atttgatatatttatattatggctACAAATTAGAATTTAGAATTGATCCTTCCACAAAAAGAAAGCGtcgaaaattattaaaaaagtgcaACAGAATGTTTTCGAACAATACTTTAGCGCAGCCAATGACTCGTTTAATGAGTGAAACTATTTGTAGTAGCGACAATTTGTTGAAGGAAGACCAAATTGAAGCAACACCTATTGACTAttccaaaaaagatatttttaattataattcagAAGGTAATGTATCAGATACAAGTAGCGATCAGCTGACAGACTCATCATTATCAGTATCTGATATCGATATATCTACTGATGGTGAAAATGGTAATGTTGCTAATGTTAGCaaatctttaaaagattttggaaTCGAAACTGGTCAAAGCTATGCCAATATGAAAGTTCTCTTAGAAAAAATGATTACTCATCACCCTGAATTACCCAGAGATCCACGCACAGCTGtttga